One window of Alteriqipengyuania lutimaris genomic DNA carries:
- a CDS encoding class II fumarate hydratase, with product MGHEYRDMPVGIDSEGERVEFDSMGQVRVPADRYWGAQTARSLTYFAIGEDRMPIELCRAYGYVKKASAAVNLRAGLIAQDKHDAIAQACEELIAGELDDHFPLRVWQTGSGTQTNMNVNEVVANRAIQLLGGELGSQKPVAPNDNVNKSQSSNDSFVTAMHLAAIGELDARLLPEIAALADAIETRADEWMDRPKIGRTHLQDAVPLSVGQEWSAWAEALRCAIGEIESAREGLMAIALGGTAVGTGLNAPDGFSEDVAEEIARLTRLPVRTATNKFHAQATLDPMVKLSASLRGLAVSLIKIANDVRWLASGPRCGIGELNLPQNEPGSSIMPGKVNPTQSEALMMVAMQVIGHDSANAMAGSFGNLQLNAMRPVVAANILHSIRLLADGCGSFREHAIEGTRLDDERIEQHLDRSLMLVTALVPEIGYLDAAHIAEAAAAKGTTLREEAIASGKISEKDYDRLVQPASMIGEGLAGA from the coding sequence ATGGGCCACGAATACCGCGACATGCCGGTCGGCATCGACAGCGAGGGCGAGCGGGTCGAATTCGATTCGATGGGCCAGGTTCGCGTACCCGCAGACCGTTACTGGGGCGCTCAGACCGCGCGCTCGCTCACCTATTTCGCTATCGGCGAGGACCGCATGCCGATCGAGCTGTGCCGCGCCTATGGCTACGTGAAGAAGGCTTCTGCTGCCGTGAACCTGCGCGCGGGGCTGATCGCGCAAGACAAGCACGATGCCATCGCACAGGCGTGCGAGGAACTGATCGCGGGCGAGCTTGACGATCATTTCCCCTTGCGCGTCTGGCAGACCGGATCGGGCACGCAGACCAACATGAACGTCAACGAGGTGGTCGCGAACCGCGCGATACAGCTGCTGGGCGGCGAACTCGGCAGCCAGAAACCGGTCGCGCCCAACGACAATGTGAACAAGAGCCAATCGTCCAACGACAGCTTCGTCACCGCGATGCATCTCGCCGCGATCGGTGAGCTCGACGCTCGGCTGCTGCCCGAGATCGCCGCGCTCGCCGATGCGATCGAGACGCGGGCGGATGAGTGGATGGACCGGCCGAAGATCGGGCGCACCCACCTGCAGGATGCGGTGCCGCTGTCGGTAGGGCAGGAATGGAGTGCCTGGGCCGAGGCGCTGCGGTGCGCCATCGGGGAAATCGAAAGCGCGCGCGAGGGCCTGATGGCAATCGCGCTTGGCGGCACGGCGGTGGGCACCGGGCTCAATGCGCCCGACGGATTTTCCGAGGATGTCGCGGAGGAAATCGCGCGGCTCACCCGGCTGCCAGTCCGCACCGCGACCAACAAGTTTCATGCCCAGGCAACGCTCGACCCGATGGTCAAACTGTCCGCCTCCCTGCGCGGACTGGCGGTGTCGCTGATCAAGATCGCAAACGATGTGCGATGGCTTGCGAGCGGGCCGCGCTGCGGGATCGGCGAGCTCAATTTGCCCCAGAATGAGCCGGGCTCCTCGATCATGCCGGGCAAGGTCAATCCGACCCAGAGCGAGGCGCTGATGATGGTCGCCATGCAGGTGATCGGCCACGACAGCGCCAATGCGATGGCGGGCAGCTTCGGCAACCTGCAGCTCAACGCGATGCGACCCGTCGTCGCAGCCAATATTCTCCATTCGATCAGGCTGCTTGCCGATGGCTGCGGAAGCTTTCGCGAACATGCCATCGAGGGGACACGGCTGGACGACGAGAGGATCGAGCAGCATCTCGATCGCTCGCTGATGCTGGTCACCGCGCTGGTGCCCGAGATCGGCTATCTCGACGCAGCGCATATTGCCGAAGCTGCCGCCGCGAAGGGCACGACTTTGCGCGAGGAAGCGATCGCGAGCGGGAAGATCAGCGAAAAGGACTACGACCGGCTCGTTCAGCCGGCGAGCATGATCGGTGAAGGGCTGGCAGGGGCTTAG
- a CDS encoding malate synthase G translates to MREIAGLKVAEELAAFVEAHVLPGLDLDADRFWTGAADIFDRFVPRNRDLLQKREAIQSKIDAWHRENPAPVDGEAYRAFLTDLGYLVPEPESFTVDPQNVDPELAQIAGPQLVVPVLNARFLLNAANARWGSLYDALYGTDAIPGEPAKGGYDPERGAQVIDWGRQFLDRAVPLQDQLWRNWDGGEPKLKAPAQLVGRNGDNWLIRHNGLHIEIVIDPNHPVGKTDKAGVADIVMESAISTICDFEDSVAAVDAEDKVLGYSNWLGLMKGDLRETFMKGGEEMTRTLNPDRQYVDLDGNSFTLPGRSLLLARNVGHLMTTPAVTLPDGGGAPEGILDAIMTATIACHDLKRTGALSNSRAGSIYLVKPKMHGPEECAMTNDLFDAVEDLLGLDRHTIKVGVMDEERRTSANLAACIYEVRDRIMFINTGFLDRTGDEIHTAMRGGAMKRKGAMKQTPWIAAYEDRNVQIGLACGMSRKAQIGKGMWAMPDRMADMLTEKIGHPLSGANTAWVPSPTAATLHATHYHLVDVFERQEERAKEGIAPLSDLLTIPLHDGENWSADEIRAELENNAQGILGYVVRWVDQGVGCSKVPDIHDVGLMEDRATLRISSQHIANWLEHGVASPEEVDEVLLDMAKKVDAQNAGDPAYRPMADDPQNSLAFQAARALIFEGTEQPSGYTEPLLHAYRQKVKAGS, encoded by the coding sequence ATGCGCGAGATAGCGGGTTTGAAGGTTGCCGAAGAACTGGCCGCATTTGTCGAGGCGCATGTGCTGCCTGGCCTCGATCTGGACGCGGATCGCTTCTGGACGGGCGCGGCAGACATCTTCGACCGCTTCGTTCCGCGCAACCGCGATCTTCTGCAAAAGCGCGAGGCGATCCAGTCGAAGATCGACGCATGGCATCGCGAGAATCCCGCGCCCGTCGATGGCGAAGCCTACCGCGCCTTCCTGACCGATCTCGGCTATCTCGTACCCGAGCCGGAGAGCTTCACGGTCGATCCGCAGAACGTCGACCCCGAGCTCGCGCAGATCGCGGGGCCGCAGCTCGTCGTGCCCGTGCTCAATGCACGCTTCCTCCTCAACGCAGCGAATGCGCGCTGGGGCAGCCTCTACGACGCGCTTTACGGCACCGATGCGATCCCGGGCGAGCCTGCGAAGGGCGGCTACGATCCCGAGCGCGGCGCGCAGGTGATCGACTGGGGGCGCCAATTCCTCGATCGCGCGGTCCCGCTCCAGGACCAGCTATGGCGAAACTGGGACGGCGGCGAGCCGAAACTGAAGGCGCCCGCGCAACTCGTGGGCCGCAATGGTGACAACTGGCTGATCCGCCACAACGGCCTGCATATCGAAATCGTGATCGATCCCAATCATCCGGTGGGCAAGACCGACAAGGCGGGCGTGGCCGACATCGTCATGGAATCAGCGATCTCGACGATCTGCGATTTCGAGGATTCGGTCGCGGCGGTCGATGCCGAGGACAAGGTGCTGGGCTATTCCAACTGGCTCGGCCTGATGAAGGGGGATCTGCGCGAAACCTTCATGAAGGGCGGGGAGGAGATGACCCGCACGCTCAACCCCGATCGGCAATATGTCGATCTCGACGGCAACAGCTTCACCCTGCCGGGGCGCAGCCTGCTGCTGGCGCGCAATGTCGGTCATCTGATGACGACGCCTGCGGTGACCCTGCCCGATGGGGGCGGGGCACCCGAGGGCATCCTCGACGCGATCATGACCGCCACGATAGCCTGCCACGATCTCAAGCGGACCGGCGCCCTGTCGAACAGCCGAGCAGGCTCGATCTACCTCGTGAAGCCCAAGATGCATGGGCCCGAGGAATGCGCGATGACCAACGACCTGTTCGATGCGGTCGAGGACCTGCTCGGGCTCGATCGCCACACGATCAAGGTCGGCGTGATGGACGAGGAACGGCGCACCTCGGCCAATCTGGCCGCGTGCATCTACGAAGTGCGCGACCGGATCATGTTCATCAATACCGGCTTCCTCGACCGCACGGGCGACGAGATCCACACCGCGATGCGCGGCGGCGCGATGAAGCGCAAGGGCGCGATGAAGCAGACGCCGTGGATCGCCGCCTACGAGGATCGCAACGTGCAGATCGGGCTCGCCTGCGGCATGTCGCGCAAGGCACAGATCGGCAAGGGCATGTGGGCCATGCCCGACCGCATGGCGGACATGCTGACCGAGAAGATCGGCCACCCGCTTTCGGGCGCGAACACCGCGTGGGTCCCGTCGCCCACCGCCGCCACGCTGCACGCGACGCATTACCACCTTGTCGACGTGTTCGAACGGCAGGAGGAACGCGCGAAGGAAGGCATTGCGCCGCTCTCCGACCTGCTCACGATCCCGCTGCACGATGGCGAGAACTGGTCGGCGGACGAGATCCGAGCCGAGCTGGAAAACAACGCGCAGGGCATCCTTGGCTACGTGGTGCGCTGGGTCGATCAGGGGGTGGGCTGTTCCAAGGTGCCCGACATCCACGATGTCGGGCTGATGGAAGACCGCGCGACGCTGCGCATTTCGAGCCAGCATATCGCCAACTGGCTGGAGCATGGCGTGGCCAGCCCCGAAGAGGTCGACGAGGTGCTGCTGGACATGGCGAAGAAGGTCGATGCGCAGAACGCGGGCGATCCGGCCTACCGCCCGATGGCCGACGATCCGCAGAACAGCCTGGCGTTCCAGGCCGCGCGCGCGCTCATCTTCGAAGGGACCGAGCAGCCCAGCGGCTATACCGAGCCGCTGCTGCACGCCTATCGCCAGAAGGTTAAGGCGGGCAGCTGA
- a CDS encoding radical SAM protein: MADMTDTKTARSKSRAKSRNAPQGPSPFAVEAATLPEGKFTDPDVTADGSQRAEVPLLELETLWLCTGTLCNLACATCYIESSPTNDALIYLTHEHAARYLDEIERDGWNTREIGFTGGEPFMNPHFAPMLEDALSRGFEALVLSNAMKPMRRHEAKLLALREAHGDRLTIRVSLDHHTKAVHEGERGANSWDAAIDGLKWLSDNGFHIAVAGRLLPGEGMVEAREGYADLFARENIRIDAHNPALCVLFPEMDEDKDIAEITSACWDILGKSPADIMCATSRMVVHRKGEPTPRVVACTLIPCDREFDFGETLADANVAVKLNHPHCARFCVLGGASCSG; the protein is encoded by the coding sequence ATGGCCGATATGACCGACACGAAGACGGCTCGCTCGAAAAGCCGCGCCAAGAGCCGTAACGCGCCTCAGGGCCCCTCGCCCTTCGCGGTCGAGGCGGCCACGCTGCCCGAAGGCAAGTTCACCGATCCCGACGTGACCGCGGACGGGTCGCAACGCGCCGAGGTGCCGCTGCTCGAGCTGGAGACGCTGTGGCTGTGTACCGGCACGCTGTGCAATCTCGCCTGCGCGACCTGCTATATCGAAAGCAGTCCGACGAACGACGCGCTGATCTACCTGACGCACGAACACGCGGCGCGCTATCTCGACGAGATCGAGCGCGACGGCTGGAATACCCGCGAAATCGGCTTCACCGGCGGCGAACCCTTCATGAACCCGCACTTCGCGCCGATGCTCGAAGATGCGCTCTCGCGCGGGTTCGAGGCGCTGGTGCTGTCGAACGCGATGAAGCCGATGCGCCGCCACGAGGCCAAGCTGCTCGCGCTGCGCGAGGCGCATGGCGACCGGCTGACGATCCGCGTCAGCCTCGATCACCATACCAAGGCGGTGCACGAGGGCGAACGCGGGGCGAACAGCTGGGACGCGGCGATCGACGGGCTGAAATGGCTATCGGACAACGGCTTTCACATCGCGGTCGCCGGACGACTGCTGCCCGGCGAGGGCATGGTCGAGGCACGCGAGGGCTATGCCGACCTGTTCGCACGCGAAAACATCCGCATCGATGCGCACAACCCGGCGCTCTGCGTGCTCTTCCCCGAGATGGACGAGGACAAGGACATCGCCGAGATCACGAGCGCGTGCTGGGACATCCTAGGCAAGTCACCGGCGGACATCATGTGCGCTACCAGCCGCATGGTCGTCCACCGCAAGGGCGAACCGACCCCGCGCGTGGTGGCCTGTACGCTGATCCCCTGCGACCGGGAATTCGACTTCGGCGAAACGCTGGCCGATGCCAATGTCGCGGTGAAGCTGAACCACCCGCACTGCGCACGCTTCTGCGTGCTGGGCGGTGCGAGCTGTTCGGGCTGA
- a CDS encoding dihydrolipoyl dehydrogenase family protein yields the protein MKFTHDVIVIGAGAAGLTAAGGCALFGLKVALIEADKMGGECLNNGCVPSKALITAAKRAAEANVQDRFGIQMTAAKVNWAGVHAHIHNAIAEIAPHDSEERFEEMGCDVYRGHATFTGRRKVRVGEVELAAPKIVIATGSEPFVPTIEGLGAVPYLTNENIWDLDRLPQHLVIVGGGVIGMEMAQSFRRLGSEVTVIEPGRPMGRDDPESVAVVVETMEAEGVMFVTGKAAKVVPGALGSFTVTLENGQEIAGTHLLVAVGRKARTQGYGLEEIGVELGRNGIAVDQRRRTNLKHIYAIGDCREGPRLTHVSGYEGSNVALEITTGLPTKVDWSALPWCTYTEPEVAQIGMTEAEAREKHGDKITVIREGFDHNERAIAEGATKGHMKVVMDGKKVLGASIVGKNAGELLLPFSQLISGKASTFALGSAIVAYPTRSEITKAAAFSAWEGTVFGSVPRGYAKTRAWFRKTLS from the coding sequence ATGAAATTCACACATGATGTGATCGTGATCGGTGCGGGCGCGGCCGGGCTCACCGCCGCCGGGGGCTGTGCACTGTTCGGCCTGAAAGTCGCGCTGATCGAGGCGGACAAGATGGGCGGCGAGTGCCTCAACAATGGCTGTGTCCCCTCGAAGGCTTTGATCACCGCTGCCAAGCGGGCGGCCGAGGCCAATGTGCAGGACCGCTTCGGAATTCAGATGACGGCGGCCAAGGTAAACTGGGCGGGCGTGCACGCGCATATCCATAACGCCATTGCCGAGATCGCACCGCACGACAGCGAGGAACGCTTCGAGGAGATGGGCTGCGACGTCTATCGCGGCCATGCGACCTTCACCGGAAGGCGCAAGGTCCGGGTCGGCGAGGTCGAACTGGCCGCGCCCAAGATCGTGATCGCGACCGGATCCGAACCCTTCGTTCCGACGATCGAGGGGCTGGGCGCCGTCCCCTACCTCACCAACGAGAACATCTGGGACCTCGACAGGCTGCCCCAGCACCTCGTCATCGTCGGCGGCGGAGTGATCGGCATGGAGATGGCGCAGAGCTTCCGCCGTCTCGGCAGCGAGGTCACCGTGATCGAACCGGGTCGGCCGATGGGCCGCGACGACCCGGAATCGGTTGCGGTGGTGGTCGAGACGATGGAGGCCGAAGGCGTGATGTTCGTCACCGGCAAGGCCGCCAAGGTCGTGCCAGGCGCGCTCGGCAGCTTCACCGTCACGCTCGAGAACGGGCAGGAAATCGCGGGCACGCACCTGCTGGTCGCGGTCGGGCGCAAGGCCCGCACGCAAGGCTATGGGCTGGAAGAGATCGGTGTCGAACTGGGCCGCAACGGCATCGCCGTCGATCAGCGGCGGCGCACGAACCTGAAGCACATCTACGCGATCGGGGACTGCCGCGAAGGCCCGCGCCTCACGCATGTCTCGGGCTACGAAGGCAGCAATGTCGCGCTCGAAATCACCACCGGCCTGCCTACCAAGGTCGACTGGTCCGCCCTGCCCTGGTGCACCTATACCGAACCCGAGGTCGCCCAGATCGGCATGACCGAGGCCGAAGCGCGCGAGAAGCACGGCGACAAGATCACCGTCATCCGCGAAGGCTTCGACCACAACGAGCGCGCGATTGCGGAAGGCGCGACCAAGGGCCACATGAAGGTGGTGATGGACGGCAAGAAGGTTCTGGGAGCGAGCATCGTCGGCAAGAATGCGGGCGAATTGCTGCTTCCCTTCAGCCAGCTGATCAGCGGCAAGGCGAGCACCTTCGCGCTGGGATCGGCGATCGTCGCCTACCCCACCCGCAGCGAGATCACCAAGGCTGCCGCCTTCAGTGCCTGGGAAGGCACGGTCTTCGGCAGCGTCCCGCGCGGCTACGCCAAGACCCGCGCGTGGTTCAGAAAGACACTCTCGTAG
- a CDS encoding methyltransferase domain-containing protein: protein MNLENSQNYYGEVLQGSADLKTDACCTLDAPPPAVVDLLRKVHEDVRARYYGCGLVAPQAIEGAHVLDLGSGSGQDAYLLAQMVGEHGSVTGVDATPTQLTVAREHEDWHRERFGYAKSNVRFLEGDIEKLGDLDLEEGSFDVIVSNCVINLVADKSSVFEAAYRLLKPGGELYFSDVYSERRVPEGLRDDPVLHGECLSGAMYWFDFIASAKAAGFLDPRLVTSRPLGINDPQIAAKLDGIAFHSATARLFKLPGIEPLCEDYGQAVRYKGTVPGEERVFVLDDHHRIERGRMFPVCGNSWKMLADTRFAEHFEFFGDFGTHYGIYPDCGTLFPLAGAVPQVATGGGCC from the coding sequence ATGAATCTCGAAAACTCGCAAAACTATTATGGCGAAGTCCTGCAAGGCTCCGCCGACCTGAAGACCGACGCCTGCTGTACCCTAGACGCGCCACCGCCCGCGGTGGTGGACCTGCTACGCAAAGTGCACGAGGATGTGCGAGCGCGGTATTATGGCTGCGGTCTGGTCGCCCCGCAGGCGATCGAGGGTGCGCATGTGCTCGATCTGGGGTCCGGCAGTGGGCAGGACGCCTACCTGCTGGCGCAGATGGTCGGCGAGCATGGATCGGTCACCGGGGTAGATGCAACGCCGACACAGCTCACGGTCGCGCGCGAGCACGAGGACTGGCACCGCGAGCGCTTCGGCTACGCGAAGAGCAACGTGCGCTTCCTCGAAGGCGATATCGAGAAGCTGGGCGACCTGGACCTCGAGGAAGGCAGTTTCGACGTCATCGTGTCCAACTGCGTGATCAATCTGGTGGCGGACAAGTCGTCGGTGTTCGAAGCGGCGTACCGCCTGCTCAAGCCTGGCGGCGAGCTCTATTTCTCCGATGTCTATTCCGAACGCCGCGTGCCGGAGGGGCTGCGCGACGACCCCGTGCTGCACGGCGAATGCCTGTCGGGCGCGATGTACTGGTTCGATTTCATCGCTTCGGCCAAGGCGGCGGGCTTCCTCGATCCGCGCCTCGTCACCAGCCGTCCGCTGGGGATCAACGATCCGCAAATCGCGGCCAAGCTCGATGGCATCGCGTTCCATTCGGCCACCGCGCGTCTGTTCAAGCTGCCCGGTATCGAGCCGCTGTGCGAGGATTACGGCCAGGCCGTGCGCTACAAGGGCACGGTACCGGGCGAAGAGCGCGTTTTCGTGCTCGACGACCATCACCGGATCGAGCGCGGGCGGATGTTCCCCGTCTGCGGCAACAGCTGGAAGATGCTGGCCGACACGCGCTTTGCCGAGCATTTCGAATTCTTCGGCGACTTCGGCACGCATTACGGCATCTATCCCGACTGCGGCACGCTCTTCCCGCTCGCGGGGGCCGTTCCGCAGGTCGCCACCGGCGGCGGCTGCTGTTGA
- a CDS encoding SDR family oxidoreductase codes for MSRILVTGAAGLIGGEVCARLVAAGHEVTALIHRNPQVCGNDGWDVPVVESVPCDIRKDRLGLDRETFDRLARTQDLVVHCAATIRFDLTDAEYAEVNTAGTANVLALAEAGGAGLLHVSTAYVCGTRNGTILEDDPLPEADGFANGYEASKAAAEGLVRASGIEWAIARPGITLGEYESGRIRQFDALYLAFKLMAEGRIRLIPAAEDASLGFVPLDHVAGGIVALVQNWEAARGRTCHLVASEPLPMADFAAGIGGVEGLHAPTLVDPTEFDPATLPPLERRLNSRVSALYASYFQRDPRFDDRNFRALTGMASRPADRAYLNRLIDFCIAEGFLPAAPVLAN; via the coding sequence TTGAGCCGGATTCTCGTCACGGGCGCCGCCGGGCTGATCGGCGGCGAGGTTTGCGCGCGCCTGGTTGCCGCGGGGCACGAGGTCACCGCACTCATCCACCGCAATCCGCAAGTGTGCGGGAATGACGGATGGGATGTGCCGGTCGTCGAGAGCGTGCCCTGCGATATCCGCAAGGATCGGCTGGGCCTCGACCGGGAGACCTTCGACCGGCTGGCGCGCACGCAAGATCTGGTGGTGCACTGCGCCGCCACCATTCGCTTCGACCTGACCGATGCGGAATATGCCGAGGTCAACACGGCGGGCACTGCCAACGTGCTCGCGCTCGCCGAAGCGGGCGGGGCGGGGCTGCTGCATGTCAGCACGGCCTATGTCTGCGGCACGCGCAACGGGACTATTCTGGAGGATGATCCGCTGCCCGAAGCGGACGGTTTCGCCAATGGCTACGAGGCGAGCAAGGCGGCGGCCGAAGGCCTGGTGCGCGCATCGGGCATCGAATGGGCGATTGCCCGTCCGGGGATCACGCTCGGCGAATACGAGAGCGGGCGAATCCGCCAATTCGATGCGCTCTATCTGGCGTTCAAGCTGATGGCCGAGGGCCGCATCCGGCTAATTCCGGCGGCCGAGGATGCGAGCCTCGGCTTTGTGCCGCTGGACCATGTGGCCGGCGGGATTGTCGCGCTGGTTCAGAACTGGGAGGCGGCGAGGGGCCGGACCTGCCACCTCGTGGCATCGGAGCCCTTGCCAATGGCCGATTTCGCGGCCGGGATCGGCGGGGTCGAGGGGCTGCACGCGCCGACGCTGGTCGATCCGACCGAGTTCGACCCGGCCACGCTGCCCCCGCTCGAGCGGCGATTGAACAGTCGGGTCTCGGCACTCTACGCGAGCTATTTCCAGCGCGACCCACGCTTCGACGACCGCAATTTCCGCGCGCTGACCGGCATGGCGTCGCGCCCCGCCGACCGTGCCTATCTCAATCGGCTGATCGATTTCTGCATTGCCGAGGGCTTCCTCCCCGCCGCGCCGGTACTGGCGAACTGA
- a CDS encoding glycosyltransferase, with amino-acid sequence MARTPEMNDAGVAIVVPVLNEAAAIPALAAHFATLDPAPAEIVVVDGESEDDTRALCEGAGWRVLESERGRARQINAGVEAAQAPLVCVVHADSFPPRDMIAVIRKTLRNDRIALASFMPLITGNKTRWLTSAHNYIKTWYAPLLCRPHLFFRGVRLLFGDHAMFFRRADFLRLGGCTPGDIVMEEADLCVKFAARGRIVMVRRIVRTSDRRIAAWGPLKANWIYFKVGILWALGLRGRMERDYSDVR; translated from the coding sequence GTGGCCCGAACTCCTGAAATGAACGATGCGGGCGTGGCGATCGTGGTCCCGGTCCTGAACGAGGCCGCCGCGATCCCCGCCCTTGCCGCGCATTTCGCGACGCTCGATCCCGCCCCCGCCGAGATCGTCGTGGTCGATGGCGAGAGCGAGGATGATACGCGCGCGCTGTGCGAAGGCGCAGGCTGGCGGGTGCTCGAATCCGAGCGAGGACGGGCGCGGCAGATCAACGCCGGGGTCGAAGCCGCGCAGGCTCCGCTCGTTTGCGTGGTCCATGCGGACAGTTTCCCGCCCAGGGATATGATCGCGGTGATCCGCAAGACGTTGCGCAACGACCGGATCGCCCTCGCCAGCTTCATGCCGCTGATCACCGGCAACAAGACCCGCTGGCTCACCTCCGCGCACAATTACATCAAGACCTGGTACGCGCCGCTGCTGTGCCGCCCGCACCTGTTCTTTCGCGGGGTCCGGCTGCTGTTCGGCGACCATGCGATGTTCTTCCGCCGCGCGGATTTCTTGCGGCTTGGCGGCTGTACGCCGGGCGACATCGTGATGGAAGAGGCGGACCTGTGCGTGAAATTCGCTGCGCGCGGGCGGATCGTCATGGTGCGCCGCATCGTGCGCACCTCGGACCGGCGGATCGCCGCATGGGGCCCGCTCAAGGCGAACTGGATCTACTTCAAGGTCGGCATCTTGTGGGCGCTGGGCCTGCGCGGCCGGATGGAGCGCGACTACTCCGATGTGAGGTGA
- a CDS encoding TIGR04282 family arsenosugar biosynthesis glycosyltransferase yields MTPEIAIFARWPEPGKAKTRLIPALGEQGAADLYARLLELTVREARESGLPFHLRVTGDDPARFRELLGEDLDVRDQGDGDLGDRLARVPTPGIMIGSDCPGLTAALLREAATVLPNRDAVIGPAQDGGYWLLGLSEPCPQLFTNMAWSTPAVFAETLRRFERLGISPHLLPELADIDTGDNLDAWPELLK; encoded by the coding sequence ATGACGCCCGAGATCGCTATTTTTGCGCGCTGGCCCGAACCGGGCAAGGCCAAGACCCGCCTGATACCTGCCTTGGGGGAGCAAGGCGCAGCCGACCTCTATGCCAGGCTGCTCGAACTGACCGTGCGCGAGGCGCGCGAGAGCGGCCTGCCGTTCCACCTGCGCGTGACGGGCGACGATCCGGCGCGCTTCCGCGAGCTGCTGGGCGAGGATCTGGACGTCCGCGATCAGGGCGACGGCGATCTGGGCGACAGGCTCGCCCGCGTGCCCACGCCCGGCATCATGATCGGCAGCGATTGCCCGGGGCTGACCGCCGCGCTCCTGCGCGAGGCGGCGACCGTCCTGCCCAATCGCGATGCGGTGATCGGCCCGGCGCAGGATGGCGGCTATTGGCTGCTGGGCCTGAGCGAGCCGTGCCCGCAGCTTTTCACGAACATGGCGTGGAGCACGCCCGCGGTCTTCGCCGAGACGCTGCGCCGGTTCGAAAGGCTTGGGATCAGCCCACACCTCTTGCCCGAGCTGGCCGATATCGACACCGGCGACAATCTCGACGCGTGGCCCGAACTCCTGAAATGA
- a CDS encoding sterol desaturase family protein, whose product MARISPLAIAGVALIGGLWLAERARPLRRQSHDTATRQVRNVAIGLGTMAVVTAIEMPLLKRIAEGNVVARRGLVQVLPLPGPLKVLIGVAAMDYAYYWWHIATHRMPILWRLHRVHHIDPDMDMTTALRFHAADMIVSLPFRIAQVAISGADTRILMAHRRFFDASVLFHHSNLRLPGRWDNRLSLVFTTPKMHGVHHSKVPEEMNSNWSSGISLWDRLHGTLRRKPQDAIDIGVADGASLADLPLANSQIAPFREMPEPLPPGSVSLR is encoded by the coding sequence ATGGCGCGAATTTCTCCACTTGCGATTGCGGGCGTGGCGCTGATCGGGGGCCTGTGGCTCGCCGAAAGAGCGCGTCCGCTGCGCCGCCAGTCGCACGACACCGCGACGCGGCAGGTGCGCAACGTCGCGATCGGGCTGGGCACGATGGCGGTGGTCACCGCGATCGAGATGCCGCTGCTCAAGCGGATCGCAGAAGGAAACGTGGTCGCGCGGCGCGGGCTGGTGCAGGTTCTCCCGCTGCCGGGGCCGCTGAAGGTGCTGATCGGCGTCGCGGCGATGGATTATGCCTATTACTGGTGGCACATCGCGACCCACAGGATGCCTATCCTGTGGCGGCTGCACCGGGTCCACCACATCGATCCTGACATGGACATGACGACCGCGCTGCGTTTCCACGCCGCCGACATGATCGTGTCGCTGCCGTTTCGTATCGCGCAGGTGGCGATCAGCGGCGCGGACACGCGCATCCTGATGGCGCACCGTCGCTTCTTCGATGCCTCGGTGCTGTTCCACCATTCCAACCTCAGGCTGCCGGGGCGCTGGGACAATCGGCTCTCGCTGGTGTTCACGACGCCCAAGATGCACGGCGTGCATCATTCGAAGGTGCCCGAGGAAATGAACAGCAACTGGTCGAGCGGGATCAGCCTGTGGGACCGGCTGCACGGCACGCTGCGAAGGAAACCGCAGGACGCGATCGATATCGGAGTAGCGGACGGTGCTTCGCTCGCGGACCTCCCGCTCGCCAACAGCCAGATCGCGCCGTTTCGCGAAATGCCCGAGCCGCTGCCGCCGGGCAGCGTCAGCTTACGCTAG